In Rahnella sikkimica, the following are encoded in one genomic region:
- a CDS encoding trypsin-like serine peptidase, whose amino-acid sequence MRIALPLFLCFFCFTASSFVQADSPDDADSDTPAISVKEKTALFFGHDQRTPVAAAARWPWQAIGQIETESGNLCTATLISQHLVLTAGHCVLAPPGKIDKVIALRFISHNQKWRYQITALQTLVDPKLGKKLKADGEGWIVPPKAAPFDFALIRLTDEKLALPIKPLPLWEGSRDDLTAVLKQEGRKVTQAGYPEDHLDDLYVHQDCQITGWAQPGVLSHRCDTLPGDSGSPLLIKNAEGWSLIAIQSSAPAAQDRYLADNRALAVPAIRYALSTLSSGVISASTPATPAAQ is encoded by the coding sequence ATGCGCATCGCGTTACCGCTGTTTCTGTGCTTTTTTTGTTTTACCGCCAGCTCTTTCGTACAGGCAGATTCTCCGGATGATGCAGATAGCGACACGCCGGCTATCAGCGTTAAAGAAAAAACGGCTCTGTTCTTCGGCCACGATCAGCGCACTCCCGTTGCAGCCGCCGCACGCTGGCCGTGGCAGGCAATCGGTCAGATTGAAACGGAAAGCGGCAATCTCTGTACCGCCACTTTGATTTCTCAACATCTGGTTCTCACCGCCGGCCATTGTGTACTGGCTCCGCCGGGGAAAATCGACAAAGTGATCGCCCTGCGTTTTATTTCTCATAATCAGAAATGGCGTTACCAGATCACTGCATTGCAAACACTGGTTGACCCGAAACTGGGTAAAAAGCTGAAAGCTGATGGCGAAGGCTGGATTGTGCCGCCGAAAGCCGCGCCGTTTGATTTCGCGCTGATCCGTCTGACGGATGAAAAACTCGCGCTGCCGATCAAGCCGCTGCCGCTTTGGGAAGGTTCGCGTGACGACCTGACCGCCGTGCTAAAACAGGAAGGCAGAAAGGTGACCCAGGCCGGATATCCGGAAGATCATCTGGATGATTTGTATGTTCATCAGGATTGTCAGATTACCGGCTGGGCACAGCCTGGCGTGCTTTCGCACCGTTGCGACACGCTGCCGGGCGACAGCGGTTCTCCGTTATTAATCAAAAATGCGGAAGGCTGGTCGTTGATTGCGATTCAAAGCTCGGCTCCCGCTGCTCAGGATCGTTATCTGGCTGACAACCGCGCACTGGCCGTCCCGGCAATACGCTACGCCCTGAGCACATTGTCTTCCGGTGTGATCAGCGCCAGTACTCCGGCAACCCCTGCCGCGCAATGA
- the hrpA gene encoding ATP-dependent RNA helicase HrpA, producing the protein MKSPLAALSAQLDGLMLRDRQRLQRRLQGAKKTFDQNTNPQAVDALTAELQNAITESLKKVTAREASRPKISYPGNLPVSQKKDDIFKAIRDHQVVIVAGETGSGKTTQIPKICMELGRGIKGVIGHTQPRRLAARTVANRIADELDTTLGNTVGYKVRFNDQVSDNTLVKLMTDGILLAEIQQDRMLMQYDTLIIDEAHERSLNIDFILGYLRQLLPKRPDLKVIITSATIDPQRFSRHFNNAPIIEVSGRTYPVDVRYRPIVDDADDVDRDQLQAIFDAVDELGRESMGDILIFMSGEREIRDTADALNRLDLPHTEILPLYARLSNSEQNRVFQSHAGRRIVLATNVAETSLTVPGIKYVIDPGTARISRYSFRTKVQRLPIEPVSQASANQRKGRCGRVSEGICIRLYSEQDFLSRPEFTDPEILRTNLASVILQMTALGLGDIAAFPFVEAPDKRNIQDGVRLLEELNAINNAVDGRYSLTPLGRQLAQLPVDPRLARMVLEAQKNGCVREVMIITAALSIQDPRERPMDKQQASDEKHRRFADKDSDFLAFVNLWDHLKVQQKELSSAQFRKLCRSDFLNYLRVREWQDIYTQLRQVVKELGLPVNSEPAEYREVHCALLTGLLSHIGQKDADKQEYTGARNARFAVFPGSGLFKKPPKWVMVAELVETSRLWGRIAARIEPEWIEPLAQHLAKSSYSEPHWEKAQGAVMATEKVTLYGLPIVAARRVNYGTIDPVVSRELFIRHALVEGDWQTRHAFFRANLRLRTEVEELEHKSRRRDILVDDETLFLFYEQRIGQEVVSAKHFDTWWKKQPQDSLNFEKSMLIKEGAGNISAHDYPNFWHQGNLKLRVTYQFEPGTDADGVTVHIPLPLLNQVSEEGFDWQIPGIRRELIMALIKSLPKPVRRNFVPAPNYADALLGRLKPFEMPLLDAMEKELRKMSGVTIDREDWHLDQVPDHLKMTFRIVDDKNKTLREGKDLTVLKSGLKEQVQQTLSAVADDGIEQRDLHVWSFGTLPERYEQKRGGYEVKAYPAIVDEKDSVAIRLFDSELEQQQAMLSGMRRLLLLNIPSPVKYLHEKLPNKAKLGLYFNPYGKVLDLIDDCISCGIDKLIAESGGLVWREEDFAKLHEHVRANLNDTVVQIAIQVEQILTTVFNINKRLKGRIDISMALALSDIKAQMSGLIYRGFVTQNGWKRLPDTLRYLQAIERRMDKLAMDAHRDRAQMLKVENIQQQWQQWLNKLPPVRQQSEEVKEVRWMIEELRVSYFAQQLGTPYPISDKRILQTMEQLVSN; encoded by the coding sequence GTGAAATCACCGCTCGCGGCATTATCAGCGCAGTTAGACGGGCTGATGCTACGTGACCGGCAACGCCTGCAACGTCGTTTGCAGGGTGCCAAAAAGACTTTTGATCAGAACACCAACCCTCAGGCCGTTGACGCATTGACGGCTGAGTTGCAGAACGCCATCACCGAAAGCCTGAAGAAAGTCACCGCCCGTGAAGCCTCACGGCCAAAAATCAGCTATCCGGGAAATCTGCCGGTCAGCCAGAAAAAAGATGACATCTTTAAGGCCATCCGCGATCACCAGGTGGTGATTGTCGCCGGTGAGACCGGTTCCGGTAAAACCACGCAGATCCCGAAAATCTGTATGGAACTCGGGCGCGGCATTAAAGGGGTGATCGGGCATACGCAGCCACGCCGTCTGGCGGCGCGTACCGTCGCTAACCGTATTGCCGATGAGCTGGATACCACGCTCGGCAATACCGTCGGCTATAAAGTCCGTTTTAACGATCAGGTCAGCGATAACACGCTGGTGAAGCTGATGACCGACGGTATTCTGCTGGCGGAGATCCAGCAGGATCGCATGCTGATGCAGTACGACACGCTGATCATCGATGAAGCCCACGAACGCAGCCTGAACATCGACTTTATTCTCGGTTATCTGCGCCAGTTGCTGCCAAAACGCCCGGATCTGAAAGTCATTATTACGTCAGCGACCATCGATCCGCAGCGGTTCTCCCGTCACTTTAATAACGCGCCGATCATTGAAGTTTCCGGCCGCACGTATCCGGTTGACGTGCGTTATCGCCCGATTGTGGATGATGCGGACGACGTTGACCGCGACCAGTTGCAGGCGATTTTTGACGCCGTGGATGAACTGGGTCGCGAAAGCATGGGCGACATCCTGATTTTCATGAGCGGTGAACGTGAAATTCGCGATACCGCCGATGCGCTGAACCGTCTGGATTTGCCGCATACCGAGATCCTGCCGTTGTACGCACGGCTGTCGAACAGCGAACAGAACCGCGTGTTTCAGTCGCACGCCGGTCGCCGTATCGTGCTGGCGACCAACGTCGCGGAAACCTCGCTGACCGTGCCGGGCATCAAATATGTGATTGACCCCGGCACCGCGCGTATCAGCCGTTACAGTTTCCGTACTAAAGTGCAGCGCCTGCCGATTGAGCCGGTTTCGCAAGCCTCGGCCAATCAGCGTAAAGGCCGTTGCGGACGCGTTTCGGAAGGGATCTGCATCCGCCTGTATTCGGAGCAGGATTTCCTGTCGCGCCCTGAATTTACCGATCCTGAAATTCTGCGCACCAACCTGGCTTCCGTTATTTTGCAAATGACGGCGTTGGGGCTGGGCGATATCGCGGCATTCCCGTTTGTGGAAGCGCCGGACAAACGCAATATTCAGGACGGCGTGCGCCTGCTCGAAGAGCTTAACGCCATCAATAATGCGGTCGATGGTCGTTACTCGCTGACGCCGCTGGGCCGCCAGCTGGCGCAGTTGCCAGTCGATCCGCGTCTGGCACGCATGGTGCTGGAAGCACAGAAAAACGGCTGCGTGCGCGAAGTGATGATCATCACCGCCGCGCTGTCGATCCAGGATCCGCGTGAACGTCCGATGGACAAACAGCAGGCGTCTGATGAAAAACATCGCCGGTTTGCGGATAAAGATTCTGATTTCCTGGCGTTCGTGAATTTGTGGGATCACCTGAAAGTGCAGCAAAAAGAGCTGTCTTCGGCGCAGTTCCGCAAGCTTTGCCGCAGTGACTTCCTCAACTATCTGCGCGTGCGTGAGTGGCAGGATATATACACCCAGCTGCGTCAGGTGGTGAAAGAACTCGGGCTGCCGGTGAACAGTGAACCGGCGGAATACCGCGAGGTGCATTGCGCGTTACTGACCGGTTTGCTGTCGCATATCGGGCAGAAAGACGCGGATAAACAGGAATATACCGGCGCGCGTAACGCCCGTTTTGCGGTGTTCCCGGGATCCGGTTTATTCAAGAAGCCACCAAAATGGGTGATGGTCGCGGAACTGGTGGAAACCAGCCGCCTGTGGGGGCGTATTGCCGCCCGCATTGAGCCGGAATGGATTGAACCGCTGGCGCAACATCTGGCGAAAAGCAGTTACAGCGAACCGCACTGGGAAAAAGCGCAGGGTGCGGTGATGGCGACGGAAAAAGTCACGCTGTACGGTCTGCCGATTGTGGCTGCGCGCCGGGTGAATTACGGCACGATCGATCCGGTGGTGTCGCGCGAGCTGTTTATCCGCCATGCGCTGGTGGAAGGCGACTGGCAGACGCGCCATGCGTTTTTCCGCGCCAATTTGCGCCTGCGTACCGAAGTCGAGGAGCTGGAACACAAATCACGTCGTCGCGATATTCTGGTCGATGACGAGACGCTTTTCCTGTTCTACGAACAGCGCATCGGGCAGGAAGTGGTATCGGCGAAGCACTTCGATACGTGGTGGAAAAAGCAGCCGCAGGACAGCCTGAATTTCGAAAAAAGCATGCTGATCAAAGAGGGTGCGGGCAACATCAGCGCCCACGATTACCCGAACTTCTGGCATCAGGGCAATCTCAAACTGCGTGTGACCTATCAGTTTGAACCGGGCACTGACGCCGATGGCGTCACGGTGCATATCCCGTTGCCGCTGCTCAATCAGGTGAGCGAAGAAGGTTTTGACTGGCAGATCCCCGGCATCCGCCGCGAGCTGATTATGGCGCTGATTAAGTCATTGCCTAAACCGGTTCGCCGCAACTTTGTGCCTGCGCCAAACTATGCCGACGCGCTGCTCGGACGTCTTAAACCATTCGAAATGCCGCTGCTCGATGCGATGGAAAAAGAACTGCGCAAGATGAGCGGCGTAACCATTGACCGGGAAGACTGGCATCTGGATCAGGTACCCGATCATCTCAAAATGACGTTCCGCATTGTTGATGATAAAAACAAAACACTGCGCGAAGGTAAAGACCTGACGGTGCTGAAATCTGGCCTGAAAGAGCAGGTTCAGCAGACGCTTTCTGCGGTGGCCGATGACGGTATTGAACAGCGCGATTTGCATGTCTGGAGTTTCGGCACGCTGCCGGAACGCTACGAGCAAAAGCGCGGCGGTTATGAAGTTAAAGCGTATCCGGCGATTGTCGATGAGAAAGACAGCGTGGCGATCCGCCTGTTTGACAGCGAACTGGAACAGCAACAGGCGATGCTGAGCGGGATGCGGCGTTTGCTGCTACTCAACATTCCTTCGCCGGTGAAATACCTGCATGAAAAGCTACCGAACAAAGCCAAGCTGGGGCTGTATTTCAACCCTTACGGCAAAGTGCTGGATCTGATTGACGACTGTATTTCCTGCGGTATCGATAAGCTGATCGCCGAATCCGGTGGGCTGGTGTGGCGTGAGGAAGATTTCGCGAAACTCCACGAGCATGTGCGCGCCAATCTGAATGACACCGTGGTACAAATCGCCATTCAGGTGGAGCAAATTCTGACGACGGTCTTTAACATCAATAAACGGCTGAAAGGGCGGATTGATATCTCGATGGCGCTGGCGCTTTCTGATATTAAAGCGCAGATGTCTGGCCTGATTTATCGCGGGTTTGTCACGCAAAACGGCTGGAAACGGCTGCCGGATACGTTGCGTTATTTACAGGCCATTGAACGGCGGATGGACAAGCTGGCGATGGATGCTCACCGCGACCGTGCGCAGATGCTGAAAGTCGAAAACATCCAGCAGCAATGGCAACAATGGCTGAACAAACTGCCGCCGGTTCGTCAGCAAAGCGAGGAAGTGAAAGAGGTCCGCTGGATGATTGAAGAACTTCGCGTCAGCTATTTTGCCCAGCAACTGGGCACGCCGTACCCGATTTCGGATAAACGAATCTTGCAGACGATGGAACAACTGGTCAGTAATTAA